In the genome of Candidatus Acidiferrales bacterium, the window TCGGCATGGATCATTTTGCACGGCCGGCCGATGAGCTGGCCGTGGCGCAGCGAGAGCGCACGCTCTACAGAAATTTTCAGGGCTACACGACAAAGGCTGGAGCTGATCTCTACGGTATGGGCGTGAGCGCGATCAGCAGCATCGGCGCGGCCTATGCGCAAAATGATCGCGGAATCGGCGCGTACCAATCGCGCGTGGCGGAGCACGGCACCGCGACGATGCGCGGCTACCGGCTGAATGCGGATGACCTGTTGCGGCGCGAAGTCATCACAAAGCTCTTGTGCCACGCCGTGATCCACAAACCTGAGATTGAGGAGAAGTTCCGGATTCGGTTTGACGATGCCTTCTCGAATGAAATTCGCGAGCTTGAGCCAATGCGCGACGACGGCCTTGTAATTCTTGACCGCGATGAGATTCTCGTCACGCCGCTGGGTCGCATCTTCATTCGCAACCTTGCTATGCCTTTCGACCGCTACCTCCGCGAGCAAAAAATGGATGCGCGGCCGCTCTTTTCGAAGACGCTCTAATATGCGTGCAGACCCTACGGCGCTTTCATGACTTCACGACGCCAGGCAATCGTTGTCGGAGCAGGAATTTCAGGGTTGGCGTGCGCGCTGCGGCTCGCAGAAGCCGGTGCCAGTGTTCGCGTGCTTGAGGCTGTTGGCAAAACCGGCGGCTTGATTTCTACCGTGGAGCAAGATGGATTTCTCTTCGAGGCCGGTCCCCAAAGTTTTCAGATCACGCCAGAACTCCGTGAGTTGATCCATTCGGTCGGATTTGAAAATGAAATCCTCGAAGCGCCGCCGCAGACGCCGCGATATGTACTGCTCCATGGCAAGCTCCGGCCCGCTCCCATGTCCCCTCCTTCCGTGCTAACGACTTCCCTTCTCACCATGAGTTCGAAGGCGCGGATATTCGGAGAGGCCTTTGGCCATTCGAAGCCGCCTACGGAAGATGAGAGCTTCGCCGATTTCGTGCGGCGAAAATTCGGCACTGAAATTCTGGAACACCTTGCCGGACCATTTGTGTCCGGTGTGTTTGCCGGCGATCCCGAGAAATTGAGCCTCCGCAGCACGTTCCCGACGATGGCGCAGTGGGAAGAAGAGTATGGCAGCGTGCTGCGGGGCGCAACAAAGTCACGTAAGAGCGGGAGTAGCAAGAGCGAACGGCCCACGCTTGCCGGATTCAAGCGCGGAATGGGAAGTTTTCTAGCGGCGGTAGCGATGAAACTCGGCCACTCTTGCGCCACGGGAGTGACCGTCAAGTCCATCGCGCGTGCTGCGGATACTCCTGGCTGGAAAATTGACTGCTCTGAATCCAGCCAAGGCGGAACCCTGCACGCTGATGCCGTCGTCCTTGCGACGCCCGCGTATGAAGCGTCTCGGTTGATGCAGAAGCTCTCGGAACCTCTTGCCGCAGCTCTGGCAGGCATTCCGTATGCGCCTGTGGCAGTTGTCTCCGAGGGATATCGCCGTGAATTCGTCGGTCACACGCTGAATGGATTCGGCTTCCTCGTGCCCCGAGGAGAGAAAATGCGAACTCTCGGCACGGTTTGGAATTCTTCTCTCTTTGCGGGACGAGCACCCAGCGGGATGGTGCTGATGACCAGTTTCACGGGCGGAGCACTGGATCCTGCCATTGTGGAAATGGAAGAAACCGAGATCGCCGACCTGATTCGCAATGAACTGGTCAAAATACTTCAGATCAGTGGTCCGCCCGCGGCGCATCACGTATGGCGTCATCGGCGCGCGTTGCCGCAATACAATCTTGGGCATGCGCAGCGAGTGAACGCAATCCGCGACGGAGTCGAGCCTTTTGCCGGGCTCTTCATTACCGGCAATTACCTCGAGGGGCCATCCATTGGAAGTTGTGTGGCGCAAGGATTCCGCGCCGCGAAAGAGGTTCAGGAGTATTTTCTGAGTCCGCCGTAACGCTCGCCGCGTTGTGTTTCTAGGAATTTGATTTTTTGTAACGGTGCGCAAGGCGAATCTTGCGGCGCTCGCCAGCCTCTCGCCAGCGTCGGCGATCTTCTTCAGTTTCCAGCAGCAGAGGCGGGATCGCATGCGTTTTCAAGTTCTGATCGACCGCAACATAAGTGACATATGCGCTCGAAGTATGCTTGCGCTCGCGCGTAAGAATGTTTTCGGAAAAAACCTTCACGCCGACTTCCATTGACGTGTGAAAGACGCGATTCACTTGGGATTTCAGCACAATCAAATCGCCGACGTGAATCGGGCTTCGAAAATCGAGATAATCAACAGAGGCGGTAACCAGATAGCTCCCGGAATGACGGTGACCGGCAATAGCTCCGGCAATGTCGATCAAATGCATCACGCGTCCGCCAAGAATATAGCCCAGCGGATTTGCGTCGTTCGGCAGCACGGCCTCGAGCATTTCCGAACGGGACTCACTTACAGCCTTCGCGGCAAAGGTCGCGGTTGCCGGAGCCATTGCGTGCCCTTCCGCTTTAGTGTGCCGGGCTGGATGACGCGCGACGCGTCCAGTGTTCTCCTTCTTTTTCAAGACTCTCTCCTGTGGCGGATTTTGCTTACCGAATCGAGGCCATTATAATACGCGACGTTATGGATACGGCCAAAGCGGCAGAAGGTTCTGCCAGGAACCGGCGCCAGATGCTCGAAGAATTCGTCGCCCAGCATCCGACGGATGCGTTTGGCCGCTACGGCCTGGCCATGGAGTGCCTGAAGGAGAATGACGCCGCAGCTGCAGAAGAAAATTTCAAGCAGCTTCTGTCCGCAACGCCCGAATACATCCCTGCCTATTTTCAGTACGGACGTATGCTCGCAACGATCAGCCGCACAGAGGAAGCCCGCAGGGTTCTCGCTGAAGGCGTTGCACGGGCCTCGAAATCCGGAGACGCTCATGCTCTCAGCGAGATGCAAGCTGCGCTCGACGACCTCGGCTGATTTTCCCAGTTGCTTCAACACGCAAAATGGGATTCTGCTATGCTAGGCGCGGGGCGCCGCTGAAATGAAGCCAACGCGCATTCCATTGTTTCCTCTGGATATTGTCCTTTTTCCAGGCCTGCCCTTGCCCCTTCACATTTTTGAACCGCGTTATAAATTGATGATTCGGCGCTGCCTGACCATGAAACTGCAATTCGGCGTGATTCTCACGCAAAAAGACGGAATTGCCACAGTCGGCTGTACGGCGGCGATCTTCAATCTTTTGCGCCAGGATGCCGATGGCAAGATGGATATCCTGACGCGAGGCGAGATGCCGTTCCAGGTCAAGGAGGTCTTCGACGACAAACCGTACTTCGAAGCTGCGATCGAGTGTCTCGATGAATCGCCACTTTCGTATCCTGCCGCATCCAAGGAACTGATGGATGCTTACGAGCAATGCTACTGGCTGCTCTTCAATCATGCGCCGGATGCGCTCGCGCCGAAATCGAAGGTTTCTCCGGCATACGCGATGGCCGGGTCGCTGCCGTTAGAGGTGGACGAAAAGCAGGTGTTGCTCGAAATGCGCAACGAGGGGGACCGGCAGGCGCATCTCTTTGAGAGGCTGAAGGAGTGGCTGCCGCAATTGCTGTACTTGAACGAACGTCGCGAACGAGCCCGCGGCAACGGACACGCGCTGAATTAGCACGGCATCGGTGGCAAGGGCGGTCGCACAGCATTAAAATGCTCTATGGAGATACACTGTGGCCAAAGAAGCTGCGCGGCAGATGCGGCAAGAGAGTCCAGACAACATGCAGACAAGACCTGGTTCTTTCGGCGAACTGAAAAAGAGCTCATGGAATGAAGCGCGTTGCAGTCAGCGCACGGTGAAGGACGAACTGCGCGAAAACATGATTCGAAAATTAAGCGCAGGCGAAGAACTTTTTCCGGGAGTCCGTGGTTACGACGACACGGTAATCCCGCAAATCGTTAATGCCATTCTTTCGCGTCACCATTTCATCCTGCTCGGCCTGCGCGGGCAGGCGAAAACGAGGATTCTGCGCGCGCTCACAGGTTTTTTGGACGAGGCGATCCCCGTAATCGCTGGCTGCGAAATCAATGACAATCCTTATCGCCCCATTTGCCGCGCCTGCAGAGACCGCCTTCGGGCCGAGGGAGATGCAGCGCCAATCGCCTGGCTCCCGCGCGACCGTCGCTACGTCGAAAAGCTCGCCACTCCCGACGTGACCATCGCTGACATTCTTGGCGACGTGGATCCGATCCGCGCGGCGAAAGGCGGCCACGATCTTTCCAGTGAATTGACGATTCACTATGGCATGCTCCCCCGCGCCAATCGTGGCATTTTTGCCATCAATGAGCTTCCGGATCTGTCGGGAAAAATTCAGGTGGGTCTGTTTAACGTGATGCAAGAAGGCGACGTGCAAATCAAAGGCTACCCGGTGAGGATGCCTCTGGATGTCCTGCTCGCTTTCACGGCGAATCCTGAGGACTACACGGCGCGGGGAAAAATTATCACGCCGCTCAAGGACCGCATCGGATCGGAAATTCGCACGCACTACCCGGCCACAGTCGACGAAGGCATCGCGATTACCTCGCAGGAATCGTGGACGAGTCGCGACGGTGACATGCGAATCGCGATCCCGAACTACATTCGTGAAATAGGTGAAGAAATTGCTTTTCAGGCGCGCGAGGACAAGCGCGTGGACCGGCGCTCCGGTGTCAGTCAGCGGCTGCCGATTTCGTCGCTGGAAAATGCGGTGAGCAGCGCGGAACAGCGCGCGATCCGCAATCGGGAGAAATTGGCCGTCGTGCGCGTGGCTGATATTTACGCGGCGATTCCATCCATGACGGGCAAATTCGAGCTCGAATACGAAGGCGAATTGCGCGGTGCGGAAACGATCGCGCGCGAATTGATTCGCTCCGCTATCGGAAAAACGTTTACGAGGTACTTCGCCGATACGAATTTGCAGTCCGTCGTGCAATGGTTCGAAGCTGGCGGTGAATTGAAAGTAGCAGCGGCTGCGAAAACGTCCGAGCATCTTGCCGAGCTGGAAAAAATCGAGGGTCTGTTTGACCACACGGCCGCGCTTGGCATTGGGCCCAAGGATGCCCCCGCAGTGCAGGCGGCTGCCGCCGAGTTCGTACTCGAAGGACTGTGGGCGCACAAGCGGATCAGTCGCAGCGAGGAGCGCGGATTCTACGCAGAGCCTAGGAAGGTTCCTGAGTCGCGCGATGCGCAGAGCCGCATGCCACGCCGCCAGTTTAACTGAGGAAGGGGGATAGCCATGTCTGAATCAAGACCGCTCCTCACGCAAACATGGTTCAATGCTCTGCGTACGGTCCTCTACGCCTCTGGTTTCATCTTTTTCTTTGCATGGATTGCGCTGCAGGTGCGCGCTTACGACAGCAATTTCGGATTTGCGCTTCCTGCTGCAACCGTCGCCGTCGGCATGGTGCTAATGATTATTGGCGCGACTCTGGGCATTTCCTGCGTTGCAACATTCGTTGTTCGCGGCCGCGGCACGCCGGCGCCCTTCGATCCGCCGCGCCAGTTCGTCGCCGTTGGGCCCTATCGCTACGTCAGAAATCCAATGTACCTGGGCGGTTTCACGCTATTGCTAGGATTGGCTCTTGATCTGCGTTCCGTTTCGATCGTGCTAATGACCATCGTCCTTATGTTTGCGATTCATTTACTCGTCGTTTTGTATGAAGAGCCTATTCTCAAACGCAAGTTCGATGGCCCGTACGAAAGTTATCTGGCAACTGTCAGGCGCTGGCTGCCGCGCGTCCCTCGCACCAGTGCAAGCTCAACTGCTCTATAGCCATGAAATACGTTCGCTATAAAAAATACGCAGGGCAGGAAGCCGACGACATCGACTTGCAGGAGCTCATGAGCCGCCTTTCGGATTTCCTGCTTCAGAGCGGTTTCGAATCCCAGTTCTACGGCATCTCCGAAATGGACCCGGAGCGTTCTTCCGAGCGAATGATGGAGCAGTTGCGGCAAGCCATTTTGCGCGCCCTCGAAGAAGGCGATCTGCTTTCTCCGGAAATGATGGAAGAGCTACTCGAAAATCCTGACCTCGCCCAGAATCAAAAGTTGCGCGACCTGGTTGAACAGCTCGTTGAGCGGATGACGCAAGAAGGTTACATCTCTCCGCAGCCGCCGCAAGTCACGCCGCCGCCTCAGCAAACTCCCGGCGGAGAGGTTGGCCCTTCGGGGCAGCAAGAGATCTCAGCGCGTTTCGAAGTCACGGACAAGGCGCTCGATTTCCTCGGATTCAAGACGCTCCGTGACCTGCTCGCTTCTCTCGGCAAAAGCAGCTTCGGCCGCCACGACACTCGCGACCTGGCAACGGGAATCGAATCAGGCGGCACATCCCGCCCGTACGAATTCGGCGACACTCTAAATTTGGACATCCCGGAAACTTTGTTCCACGCCCTCCGCAGGCAAAGCGTAAATCACGAGCCGGCTGTTCCTTTGGAGATCGATTACCAGGATCTGATGGTCCACCAATGCGAATACCAGAGCTCCTGCGCCACGGTCTTGATGCTCGATTGCAGCCACAGCATGATTCTCTATGGCGAAGACCGCTTCACGCCCGCCAAGCGCGTCGCGCTCGCGCTGTCGCATCTGATTCGCTCGCAGTATCCCGGCGATTCACTGCATTGCGTGCTCTTTCACGACAGCGCCGAAGAGATCCCTCTCGGGAAATTGGCTCGCGTTCAAGTCGGTCCCTACTACACCAACACGCGGGAAGGTTTGCGGCTGGCGCAACGCATCTTGAACCGCCAGAAGAAAGACATGCGGCAGATTGTGATGATCACGGATGGCAAACCCTCCGCGCTTACTTTGGAAGATGGCCGCATTTACAAGAATGCCTTTGGGCTCGATCCTCTTGTCGTGACGCAGACAATGGAAGAAGTTGCCAAATGCCGTCGCGCGGGAATCCTGATCAACACGTTCATGCTGGCCAGCGACTACACGCTCGTCCATTTCGTGCAAAAAGTCACGGAACTCTGCCACGGCAAAGCGTATTTCACGACGCCGTATACCCTCGGCCAGTACTTGCTGATGGATTACCTGCAGAAGAAAACCAAGCACATTCACTGAGAAAAACCTGAGGGGCACTTAGACGGGCCGCTTCGGCTGAACTCTGGCGCGATGGCCTGGCGTGCAAGCCATGACTCCAGCGCCGGTCGTAAATCACTTACAACGGTTCAGTTGGGCCTGCCAGGCTGCGCGCAAAAGCTTGTCAAAAAGCGATCCTGAAACCACGTATGGATCGGGCGCACCCTGGACTATCGAATCCAAGTCTCGTGGGTCGGAATGGTGCAGCGCCGCGTTGCCAAGGCTGGCCTCGGCATTTTCTGCCCTGCTCGTCTCCGGACTATACGTGCGCACGTACACCCTCCACAAAATCTTCTAAGCGCTCGATGAACGCCTCGATGGGATTTTGGAATTCGTAGCACGAATCAGAGTAGAGTGCTACTGAACTGTTTCTGAATTCTTCCAAGTCGCCGCCTGTACACCTAACATATTGAAATCGGAGCACTAAAGACAGATGCTGAACCGCTCTATAGTTCCCAACCTTCGGCGGCAAGAGCCCCTCCCGGCTTCCCCAAATCGATTTCGCTCTGTAGATGGCTGTGATGTGCGCACAACGGTCTAAGCGAACAATCGCATACGTCCTTTGGTGCTACTTCTGCGCGACACGACTCCACATGGCTTTTGCACGCTGCATCCGCTTTGCTACAATCAAATTAATAATGAGTTTAATGTGGATGATCTTCGGGCGTACCGGGGGAGGCAAAATAATGTCGAAGATTCAGCCTGGACAAATCGCGCCAACGTTTGCGCTCTCCGGCATGGATGGCCGGAATTACTCTCTGGCCAGCGCTCTCAAGAAAGGGCCTGTGC includes:
- the hemG gene encoding protoporphyrinogen oxidase — protein: MTSRRQAIVVGAGISGLACALRLAEAGASVRVLEAVGKTGGLISTVEQDGFLFEAGPQSFQITPELRELIHSVGFENEILEAPPQTPRYVLLHGKLRPAPMSPPSVLTTSLLTMSSKARIFGEAFGHSKPPTEDESFADFVRRKFGTEILEHLAGPFVSGVFAGDPEKLSLRSTFPTMAQWEEEYGSVLRGATKSRKSGSSKSERPTLAGFKRGMGSFLAAVAMKLGHSCATGVTVKSIARAADTPGWKIDCSESSQGGTLHADAVVLATPAYEASRLMQKLSEPLAAALAGIPYAPVAVVSEGYRREFVGHTLNGFGFLVPRGEKMRTLGTVWNSSLFAGRAPSGMVLMTSFTGGALDPAIVEMEETEIADLIRNELVKILQISGPPAAHHVWRHRRALPQYNLGHAQRVNAIRDGVEPFAGLFITGNYLEGPSIGSCVAQGFRAAKEVQEYFLSPP
- a CDS encoding acyl-CoA thioesterase produces the protein MAPATATFAAKAVSESRSEMLEAVLPNDANPLGYILGGRVMHLIDIAGAIAGHRHSGSYLVTASVDYLDFRSPIHVGDLIVLKSQVNRVFHTSMEVGVKVFSENILTRERKHTSSAYVTYVAVDQNLKTHAIPPLLLETEEDRRRWREAGERRKIRLAHRYKKSNS
- a CDS encoding tetratricopeptide repeat protein, which produces MDTAKAAEGSARNRRQMLEEFVAQHPTDAFGRYGLAMECLKENDAAAAEENFKQLLSATPEYIPAYFQYGRMLATISRTEEARRVLAEGVARASKSGDAHALSEMQAALDDLG
- a CDS encoding LON peptidase substrate-binding domain-containing protein: MKPTRIPLFPLDIVLFPGLPLPLHIFEPRYKLMIRRCLTMKLQFGVILTQKDGIATVGCTAAIFNLLRQDADGKMDILTRGEMPFQVKEVFDDKPYFEAAIECLDESPLSYPAASKELMDAYEQCYWLLFNHAPDALAPKSKVSPAYAMAGSLPLEVDEKQVLLEMRNEGDRQAHLFERLKEWLPQLLYLNERRERARGNGHALN
- a CDS encoding isoprenylcysteine carboxylmethyltransferase family protein, which codes for MSESRPLLTQTWFNALRTVLYASGFIFFFAWIALQVRAYDSNFGFALPAATVAVGMVLMIIGATLGISCVATFVVRGRGTPAPFDPPRQFVAVGPYRYVRNPMYLGGFTLLLGLALDLRSVSIVLMTIVLMFAIHLLVVLYEEPILKRKFDGPYESYLATVRRWLPRVPRTSASSTAL
- a CDS encoding VWA domain-containing protein, with translation MKYVRYKKYAGQEADDIDLQELMSRLSDFLLQSGFESQFYGISEMDPERSSERMMEQLRQAILRALEEGDLLSPEMMEELLENPDLAQNQKLRDLVEQLVERMTQEGYISPQPPQVTPPPQQTPGGEVGPSGQQEISARFEVTDKALDFLGFKTLRDLLASLGKSSFGRHDTRDLATGIESGGTSRPYEFGDTLNLDIPETLFHALRRQSVNHEPAVPLEIDYQDLMVHQCEYQSSCATVLMLDCSHSMILYGEDRFTPAKRVALALSHLIRSQYPGDSLHCVLFHDSAEEIPLGKLARVQVGPYYTNTREGLRLAQRILNRQKKDMRQIVMITDGKPSALTLEDGRIYKNAFGLDPLVVTQTMEEVAKCRRAGILINTFMLASDYTLVHFVQKVTELCHGKAYFTTPYTLGQYLLMDYLQKKTKHIH